One window of the Runella slithyformis DSM 19594 genome contains the following:
- a CDS encoding DUF5690 family protein, with protein MKKSSEFRLMVWGSTAAFCAYACMYAFRRGITAATFDGMVFWGVNYKIWLITLQVLGYAFSKLIGIKVVSEMRPTQRALYLLGFVGFAELALLGFALVPAPYNIPFLFLNGLPLGMVYGTVLGFLEGRRQTDALVAGLTASFIFASGFVKTIGKTLLNSGVSEFWMPFTTGLLFALPLLLAVWALAKLPAPTAEDRAERTERAPMNAADRSRFIQTFSVGLVTLIVSYVFLTAFRDFRDNFAPEILKLAGVDNPLIFTQTETFVSVFILLLMATLRWVKDNWKAFYLINLLLIAGGITVGVSTWLFQQGLLSPGVWFTLTGVGLYLAYVPCNGLYFERFVASFKYVSTVSFVVTLADWWGYLGTVGVLLYKNFGQPNISFLDFFIYGAYILAVVYVVLVVVSFGFFKRKYEAMNPEIIH; from the coding sequence ATGAAAAAATCGTCTGAATTTCGCCTCATGGTCTGGGGGTCGACCGCTGCTTTTTGTGCCTATGCCTGTATGTACGCTTTTCGACGGGGAATCACGGCCGCTACGTTTGACGGGATGGTTTTTTGGGGAGTGAATTATAAAATTTGGCTGATTACGCTGCAAGTATTGGGATATGCTTTCTCCAAACTCATCGGCATTAAGGTGGTTTCGGAAATGAGGCCCACTCAACGCGCCCTTTATTTATTGGGGTTTGTGGGGTTTGCCGAATTGGCATTATTGGGATTTGCCTTGGTGCCGGCTCCCTATAATATTCCTTTTCTATTCCTGAACGGTCTTCCGTTGGGCATGGTGTATGGAACGGTGCTAGGCTTTTTGGAAGGCCGACGCCAGACGGATGCGTTGGTGGCAGGGCTAACGGCTTCGTTTATTTTTGCGTCGGGATTTGTCAAAACCATTGGGAAAACGCTGTTAAATTCGGGCGTTTCAGAGTTTTGGATGCCGTTTACAACGGGACTTTTATTTGCGTTGCCGTTGCTGTTGGCCGTTTGGGCCTTGGCCAAATTACCTGCCCCTACCGCCGAAGACCGCGCCGAGCGCACCGAGCGAGCGCCCATGAATGCCGCCGACCGAAGCCGTTTTATCCAAACCTTTTCGGTTGGACTGGTTACCCTGATCGTCTCCTACGTTTTCTTAACCGCGTTCCGTGATTTCAGAGACAATTTTGCCCCCGAAATATTGAAGCTTGCCGGTGTGGATAATCCGTTGATCTTTACCCAAACCGAAACCTTTGTATCCGTCTTTATTTTACTGCTGATGGCTACGCTGCGTTGGGTCAAGGACAATTGGAAGGCATTTTATCTTATTAACCTGCTGTTGATCGCCGGAGGAATTACAGTAGGCGTCAGTACGTGGCTATTTCAGCAGGGACTACTGTCGCCGGGCGTGTGGTTTACACTGACGGGTGTGGGGCTATATCTGGCGTATGTACCCTGCAATGGCCTTTATTTTGAGCGCTTTGTGGCTTCGTTCAAGTACGTCAGTACAGTGAGTTTTGTGGTGACATTGGCCGATTGGTGGGGTTATTTGGGAACGGTGGGCGTATTGCTCTACAAAAATTTCGGCCAACCCAACATCAGTTTTCTGGATTTCTTTATCTACGGTGCCTATATTTTGGCGGTGGTGTATGTGGTGTTGGTGGTGGTTTCGTTTGGTTTTTTTAAGCGGAAGTATGAAGCAATGAATCCTGAAATTATCCATTAA
- a CDS encoding RraA family protein, producing the protein MKKLIILFSLLASQVSLIAQIQAPKELIQFYTQEWKGERFPDGRPKVPDEIVKRLANVSIEEAWGIMRGDGYNNQFEGNFQIIHPEKPLVGRVLTAQYMPSRPDMEKPIKEKGKAEGRKGASNSWPIDVLQINDVYVADGYGKIIDGTLIGDNLGNSIYAKSKTGVVFDAGVRDLEGLSAIDGFVGFTRGYDPSAIKDMTMTCINCPIRIGRASVLPGDLVLGKPEGVIFIPAHLAEKVVNRAEFIALQDEFGHKMLRENKFTPGEIDMKWSEPIKAAFREHLKTRSGKVYLTAEQIEAFLSKE; encoded by the coding sequence ATGAAAAAGCTGATTATACTTTTCTCACTTCTGGCCTCTCAGGTCTCGCTAATTGCTCAAATCCAGGCCCCCAAAGAGCTTATCCAATTCTATACTCAGGAATGGAAAGGGGAACGCTTTCCCGACGGCCGCCCGAAAGTGCCCGACGAAATTGTAAAACGCCTTGCCAATGTTTCTATCGAAGAAGCATGGGGTATCATGCGCGGCGATGGATACAACAACCAATTTGAAGGAAACTTCCAAATCATTCACCCCGAAAAGCCCCTCGTAGGTCGTGTACTGACGGCCCAATACATGCCTTCCCGTCCCGACATGGAAAAGCCGATCAAAGAAAAAGGTAAGGCCGAAGGTCGGAAAGGAGCCTCCAATTCGTGGCCGATTGACGTTCTTCAGATCAATGACGTGTACGTAGCCGATGGCTACGGCAAAATCATTGACGGAACTCTTATAGGTGATAATCTTGGAAATTCGATTTATGCCAAATCAAAAACAGGTGTTGTGTTTGACGCCGGGGTGCGCGATCTGGAAGGGTTGAGTGCCATTGACGGTTTTGTGGGTTTTACGCGCGGCTACGACCCGTCGGCTATCAAAGACATGACCATGACCTGCATCAACTGCCCCATTCGTATCGGGCGGGCGTCGGTCTTGCCGGGCGATCTGGTCTTGGGAAAACCCGAAGGCGTGATTTTTATACCGGCGCATTTGGCCGAAAAAGTAGTGAACAGGGCCGAGTTCATTGCCTTACAGGATGAATTCGGTCACAAAATGCTCCGCGAAAATAAATTTACGCCCGGAGAAATTGACATGAAATGGTCGGAGCCGATTAAGGCCGCTTTCCGCGAACACCTCAAAACCCGCTCAGGGAAAGTGTACCTGACAGCGGAGCAGATCGAGGCGTTTTTGTCGAAAGAGTAA